The genomic window GTACGCCTCGCCTTTCAATCCATTGGAATCCGCGCTCTGGCGGCTCACTCAAATCGGGGAATGATGTTGGCCTTGTCGATCGAGTCGACCGGCAGCAGGTATTCATGGTCGTCCACCAGGACCACCACATCCTGCTCCTCCACACCACGGAGAATGCCCTGGAAATTGCGACGCCGTTCGAAGGGCGTACGCAGCTTGATCTTCACCTGCTCGCCGACATAGCGGGCGAACTGCTCGAGCGTGAAGAGCGGCCGATCCATACCGGGCGACGACACCTCCAGGGTGTACTCGCCACTGATCGGGTCTTCCACGTCCAGGATGCCGCTGACCTGACGACTGACAACTTCGCAGTCATCGATCAGGATGCCTTCCGGACGATCGATATATACCCGGAGCAGGGAATGGCGACCTTGGGAAATGAACTCCAGGCCCCAGCACTCATAGCCGAGCGCTTCTACTACAGGGGCCAACAAGGCCTGCAACTGTTCTAGCTTGCTCGACACCTGATCGCCTCGCGTATGCTGTAGAAACAAAAAATGGGCGAAACGCCCATCCCTTAAGGACCGCCCTGACATGGCGGCGCGGACTGTCCAGCTAGCAAAAAGCCCCTGAAAAGGGGCTCTGCCAAACTGGTTGCGGGAGCAGGATTTGAACCTACGACCTTCGGGTTATGAGCCCGACGAGCTACCAGACTGCTCCATCCCGCGTCAAAGCTGGTGCGAAATTATACGGTTGAGCCCCTTCAAGGTCAACCGAAACTCCGAAACGACAAGGCCCGCACTGCGGGCCTTTTCGTATATGGTACCGAGGAGGGGACTCGAACCCCTACAGCCTATGGCCACTACCACCTCAAGGTAGCGTGTCTACCAATTCCACCACCTCGGCAAAAACTCTTGCCTGCTTACTTCTGCTCAGGAGCCGCCGGAACGTCGCCGTTACCGCCTGCAGGGGCTTGAGGTTGCCCTTGCGCGCCCGGCACGTCGCTAGCTGCCGGAGCCTGTTCCTGCTTCTGCTCCATCACTGCCGGATCAGGAAGCCCAGCGTGACGAATCATATCAGCTTTTTCTTTAGCAAAATACGCTAAACCCAAGCTGGTAATGAAAAAAACTGCAGCGAGTATAGCAGTAAAGCGGCTCAGGAAGGTAGCAGAACCTTGGCTACCGAAAACGGTGGCCGAAGCACCTGCACCGAACGACGCACCGGCGTCGGCACCCTTGCCTTGCTGAAGCAGGACCAGCACAACCAGACCCAGCGCCATCAGCAGGTGAATCACGATTACAACTGTTTCCAGCATCTTCAGTTTCCTGCGGCGCGACAGATCGCACCGAACTCATCTGCATTCAGGGAAGCTCCACCAATGAGCCCCCCATCGATATCCGGCATGCCGAAAAGTTCGACAGCGTTGGCGGCCTTGACACTGCCGCCATACAGGAGACGAAGACCGCGGGCCACCTCTGCGTTTTCCGCCGAGATCTGCGCGCGAATCGCCGCATGTACTTCCTGGGCCTGCTCGGGAGAAGCGGTCAGCCCCGTCCCAATCGCCCACACCGGCTCGTAAGCCACAACGGCGCGGGAGAAAGCCCCGACACCCATATCTTCGATCACCGAGCCCAACTGGCGCCCGACGACTTCAAGCGTCTTGCCCGCCTCACGCTGTTCGCGAGTCTCACCCACGCACAGGATCGGAACCAGGCCACACGACTGAGCCGCTGCAAACTTGCGACTGATCACTCCATCGTTTTCACCCAGGATCAGGCGACGCTCGGAGTGACCGACCAGCACCAGGGAACAGCTCGCATCTGCCAACTGGCTGGCTGCGACCTCGCCCGTGAGGGCTCCCTGCATCGGCTCAACCGCGCAATTCTGCGCACCGACGGCAACCGCTTTTCCATCCAGACCTTGTACGACCTGATTGATGTACAGACAGGGCGGGAACACCGCCACATCGACACCCGTGGGAAGAGCCAGTTGACGCAGGCCTTTGATCAGCTCCGTTACGCTGGAGCGGGTACCGTGCATTTTCCAATTACCGGCCACCAAGGGTCGACGCATGCTGTACCTCGCTGAGCAAAGTGGGCGCAGATATTACTCGACGCTTTTGGAACTGACAAGAGAAATCAAGCACATACCTCGGTAACGACCTTTGCCAATTGTTCGGCATAGGCACGCACGCGGGCTTCCTCATCCCCTTCGACCATCACCCGTACCAGCGGCTCGGTACCGGACTTGCGCAGCAGGACGCGGCCGCGGCCGCCCATTTCCTCGGTCACCTTGGCACAGGCGTCCTTCACCGCCGGGTGCTCCAGCGGGTCGACCCCGCCGCCGGCAAAGCGCACGTTGATCAGCACCTGCGGGCACTTGCGAACCCCCATGCGAGCCTCGGCCAGGTTCTGGCCGCGGGTCTTGAGCGCCATCAGCACCTGCAGTGCGGCAATGATCGCATCACCGGTGGTGGTGTGCTGGCAGCAGACCACGTGGCCGGAGTTCTCACCACCCAGCTGCCAGTTGCGCGACTGCAATTCGGACATCACGTAGCGGTCGCCCACCTTGGCGCGCACGAACGGAATGTTGAGCTCCTGCAGCGCCAGCTCCAGGCCCAGGTTGCTCATCAGCGTTCCCACCACGCCGCCATGTAACTTGCCGCGATCCAGCATGTCGCGCGCAATGAGGTAGAGGATCTCGTCGCCATCGACGATGGTCCCGGTGTGATCGACCATCATCACCCGGTCGCCGTCACCGTCGAAAGCAATGCCGATGTCCGCGTGCTGGGCCAGCACGGCCTCCTGCAGCGCACCCATGTGGGTGGAACCGCACTTGTCGTTGATGTTCAGGCCATTGGGCTCGGCACCGATGACGAAGACCTCGGCGCCCAGCTCACGGAAGACGTTGGGGGCGATCTTGTAGGTCGCGCCGTGGGCGCAATCCAGCGCAATGCGCAGGCCGGCGAAGCTGGTGTTGGACGGCACACTGCTCTTGCAGAACTCGATGTAGCGGCCGGCGGCGTCGTTGATGCGCGAGACCTTGCCCAGGCGAGCGGACTCGACCACGGTCATCGGCGCGTCGAGCAGCTCCTCGATGATCAACTCGACCTCGTCGGGCAGCTTGGTGCCCTGGCCGGAGAAGAACTTGATGCCGTTGTCGTCATGCGGGTTGTGCGACGCACTGATGACGATGCCCGCTTCGGCATGGAAGGTACGGGTGAGGTAGGCGATACCGGGAGTCGGCATGGGGCCGAGCAGCATCACGTCGGCGCCTGCGGCCGAGAGGCCCGCCTCCAGCGCGGATTCGAACATGTAGCCGGAAATCCGCGTGTCCTTGCCCACCAGGACGCGGCACTTGCCCTGCTGACGGAAGGCCATCCCCACCGCCCAGCCCAGCTTGAGCACGAAGTCGGGCGTGATCGGCGGCGTGCCGACACGACCGCGGATTCCATCGGTACCGAAATACTTCCTGCTCATGCGGGCATCCCCTCTTCCTTTGCACTTTCCACTGCGTAAATCATTCGAACCACATCCAAGGTCTCGGCGACATCGTGGACGCGGATAATGCTGGCTCCCTTGGCGACCGCCAGCGCAGCCAGGGCCAGACTGCCATACAGGCGCTCGCCCACTTCACGGCCGAGCGCCCGGCCAATCATGCTCTTGCGCGAGACGCCGACCAGTAACGGGCAGCCCATTTCCAGCAACCGATCCATCTGCCGGAACAGATTGAGGTTGTGGCTCTGCGTCTTGGCAAAACCGAAGCCAGGATCGATGACGATGCGTTCGCGGGCAATGCCCACGGCTTCGCACGCGGCGATGCGTTCCTCGAGGAAGCCACGGACCTCCTGATGAATATCGGCATAGCGCGGGTCGTCCTGCATGTTCCCCGGCTCGCCACGCATGTGCATCAGGCATACGGGCAGACCGGTATCGACTGCCGCATCCAGGGCGCCATCGCGCTGCAGTGCGCGCACATCATTGATCAGTCCGGCGCCCAGACGCGCGGTTTCGCGCATGACGGCCGGGGTGGAGGTATCCACGGAGATCACCACATCCAGCTCGCGGGCAATTGCCTCGACGACCGGCGCCACCCGCTCGAGCTCCTCGGTGGGCGAAACCACACGCGCGCCGGGCCGCGTCGACTCGCCGCCGATATCGATCAGCGTGGCGCCTGCAGCGACCATCTGTGCCGCATGACGCAATGCGGCATCGCGCTGATTGAAGCGCCCGCCGTCGGAGAAGGAGTCAGGGGTGACATTGAGGATGCCCATGACATGCGGGCGGCTCAAATCAAGAACCCGGTTGCCGCAAGGCAACCGGGTCGGGTGGTACGACGAACTCATTCAGTGCTCTCAGTGTTCGCCGGCAGGTCCGCCAATCGGATTTTCCTGGCGGCCTTCGTCGCGCGGCGCGGCGGCATTGCCGGAAGAACCCGAGTTGCCGCCCTGCCAGTCGCGCGGCTCACGCGGCGTACGGCCGGCCATGATGTCGTCGATCTGATCGGCATCGATGGTTTCGTACTTCATCAGCGCGTCGGCCATCATATCGAGCTTGTCGCGGTTCTCTTCCAGCAGGCGCTTGGCGGTGCCGTAGCAGTCGTCGATGATGCGGCGCACTTCCTGGTCGATCAGCTTCGCGGTCTCGCCCGACACATTGGCGTGCTGGCTGCCGGCGCTGCGACCGAGGAACACCTCACCCTCCTCCTCCGCATACATCAGCGGACCGAGCTTCTCCGACAGGCCCCACTTGGTCACCATGTTCCGCGCCAGCTGAGTGGCCCGCATGATGTCGTTGGAGGCACCGGTGGTCACGCCTTCGAAGCCCAGGGTCATTTCCTCGGCGATACGGCCACCGAAGAGGGAGCAGATCTGGCTTTCCAGGGCGCGCTTGGACAGGCTGTAGCGATCCTCTTCCGGCAGGAACATGGTCACGCCCAGGGCGCGGCCGCGCGGAATGATCGAAACCTTGTAGACCGGGTCGTGTTCCGGCACCAGACGGCCAACGATGGCGTGGCCGGCTTCGTGGAACGCGGTGTTCTTCTTCTCTTTCTCGGACATGACCATGGTCTTGCGCTCGGCGCCCATCATGATCTTGTCCTTGGCCAGCTCGAACTCACGCATGTCGACGATGCGCTTGTTGG from Pseudomonas sp. GCEP-101 includes these protein-coding regions:
- the rimP gene encoding ribosome maturation factor RimP; translation: MSSKLEQLQALLAPVVEALGYECWGLEFISQGRHSLLRVYIDRPEGILIDDCEVVSRQVSGILDVEDPISGEYTLEVSSPGMDRPLFTLEQFARYVGEQVKIKLRTPFERRRNFQGILRGVEEQDVVVLVDDHEYLLPVDSIDKANIIPRFE
- the secG gene encoding preprotein translocase subunit SecG, whose product is MLETVVIVIHLLMALGLVVLVLLQQGKGADAGASFGAGASATVFGSQGSATFLSRFTAILAAVFFITSLGLAYFAKEKADMIRHAGLPDPAVMEQKQEQAPAASDVPGAQGQPQAPAGGNGDVPAAPEQK
- the tpiA gene encoding triose-phosphate isomerase gives rise to the protein MRRPLVAGNWKMHGTRSSVTELIKGLRQLALPTGVDVAVFPPCLYINQVVQGLDGKAVAVGAQNCAVEPMQGALTGEVAASQLADASCSLVLVGHSERRLILGENDGVISRKFAAAQSCGLVPILCVGETREQREAGKTLEVVGRQLGSVIEDMGVGAFSRAVVAYEPVWAIGTGLTASPEQAQEVHAAIRAQISAENAEVARGLRLLYGGSVKAANAVELFGMPDIDGGLIGGASLNADEFGAICRAAGN
- the glmM gene encoding phosphoglucosamine mutase gives rise to the protein MSRKYFGTDGIRGRVGTPPITPDFVLKLGWAVGMAFRQQGKCRVLVGKDTRISGYMFESALEAGLSAAGADVMLLGPMPTPGIAYLTRTFHAEAGIVISASHNPHDDNGIKFFSGQGTKLPDEVELIIEELLDAPMTVVESARLGKVSRINDAAGRYIEFCKSSVPSNTSFAGLRIALDCAHGATYKIAPNVFRELGAEVFVIGAEPNGLNINDKCGSTHMGALQEAVLAQHADIGIAFDGDGDRVMMVDHTGTIVDGDEILYLIARDMLDRGKLHGGVVGTLMSNLGLELALQELNIPFVRAKVGDRYVMSELQSRNWQLGGENSGHVVCCQHTTTGDAIIAALQVLMALKTRGQNLAEARMGVRKCPQVLINVRFAGGGVDPLEHPAVKDACAKVTEEMGGRGRVLLRKSGTEPLVRVMVEGDEEARVRAYAEQLAKVVTEVCA
- the folP gene encoding dihydropteroate synthase; translated protein: MSSSYHPTRLPCGNRVLDLSRPHVMGILNVTPDSFSDGGRFNQRDAALRHAAQMVAAGATLIDIGGESTRPGARVVSPTEELERVAPVVEAIARELDVVISVDTSTPAVMRETARLGAGLINDVRALQRDGALDAAVDTGLPVCLMHMRGEPGNMQDDPRYADIHQEVRGFLEERIAACEAVGIARERIVIDPGFGFAKTQSHNLNLFRQMDRLLEMGCPLLVGVSRKSMIGRALGREVGERLYGSLALAALAVAKGASIIRVHDVAETLDVVRMIYAVESAKEEGMPA